A portion of the Cucurbita pepo subsp. pepo cultivar mu-cu-16 unplaced genomic scaffold, ASM280686v2 Cp4.1_scaffold002522, whole genome shotgun sequence genome contains these proteins:
- the LOC111786709 gene encoding transcription factor RAX3-like, with product MGRAPCCDKANVKKGPWSAEEDTKLKSYIEQHGTGGNWIALPQKIGLKRCGKSCRLRWLNYLRPNIKHGGFSEEEDKIICSLYLSIGSRWSIIAAQ from the exons ATGGGGAGAGCTCCTTGTTGTGACAAAGCCAATGTCAAGAAAGGCCCATGGTCGGCTGAAGAAGACACCAAGCTCAAGTCTTACATTGAGCAACATGGAACTGGTGGGAACTGGATTGCTTTGCCTcaaaaaattg GCCTAAAGAGATGTGGAAAAAGTTGTCGATTGAGATGGCTGAATTATCTCCGTCCGAACATCAAGCATGGAGGTTTCtccgaagaagaagataaaatcaTTTGTAGTCTCTATCTTAGTATTGGAAgcag GTGGTCTATAATTGCAGCACAG